A single window of Athene noctua chromosome 1, bAthNoc1.hap1.1, whole genome shotgun sequence DNA harbors:
- the ZYX gene encoding zyxin isoform X2 encodes MASPGAPGTRMTSSVSINISTPSFYNPQKKFAPVVAPKPKVNPFKAGGASESSLPPPPGAGTQRAQIGRVGEIPSASVLAEELPLPPPPPPGEESGFSSNCAFPPPPPPFEEPFPPAPEEVFTSPPPPPPPMFDEGPMSKVPAPQISPGSPCSLEKPLAPKAHVEIPSAPRDTPHSFPSKFTPKPSGSSPFKPPGVDFTPLPTPWAAPQQCKEPQAPVPPSPAVPPAQPTPKFTPLPVAGSPKSGFKSGASVPMAPSNSARYPTSLQTQFTAPSPSGPSSRPQPPNFTYAQQRERPQVQVKPRPTEQPAAAKDTHKPTGSSTDPPRGNSCLTMKEVEELEMLTQKLMKDMEHPPPTEAATSELCGFCRKPLSRTQPAVRALDCLFHVECFTCFKCEKQLQGQQFYNVDEKPFCEDCYAGTLEKCSVCKQTITDRMLKATGNSYHPQCFTCVMCHTPLEGASFIVDQANQPHCVDDYHRKYAPRCSVCSEPIMPEPGKDETVRVVALEKNFHMKCYKCEDCGKPLSIEADENGCFPLDGHVLCIKCHTVRAKTAC; translated from the exons ATGGCCTCTCCTGGTGCCCCAGGGACCCGCATGACATCCTCAGTCAGTATCAACATTTCTACCCCTTCCTTCTACAACCCGCAGAAGAAGTTTGCTCCTGTGGTTGCCCCTAAACCCAAGGTGAACCCCTTCAAGGCTGGTGGTGCATCAGAGTCATCGCTGCCCCCGCCTCCTGGAGCTGGCACCCAGCGTGCTCAGATAGGGAGGGTGGGGGAGATTCCATCAGCGTCCGTGCTGGCAGAAG AGCTGCCGCTGCCACCTCCTCCCCCACCTGGAGAGGAGTCAGGTTTTTCCTCAAACTGTGCTTTTCCTCCACCCCCACCACCCTTTGAAGAGCCTTTTCCACCAGCCCCAGAAGAAGTTTttacttctcctcctcctcctcctccaccgaTGTTTGATGAAGGGCCTATGAGCAAGGTACCTGCCCCACAG ATATCTCCAGGATCCCCATGTTCTCTGGAGAAACCATTGGCCCCAAAAGCCCATGTGGAAATACCGTCTGCACCCAGAGATACTCCTCATTCCTTTCCTTCCAAGTTCACTCCAAAGCCAAGTGGAAGCTCACCTTTCAAGCCCCCTGGAGTGGATTTCACCCCCTTGCCAACCCCATGGGCAGCCCCACAGCAATGCAAGGAGCCCCAAGCACCAGTTCCTCCCTCCCCCGCTGTCCCTCCTGCTCAGCCTACCCCTAAATTCACCCCACTTCCTGTTGCTGGCTCTCCTAAGTCTGGGTTTAAATCAGGTGCCAGTGTTCCCATGGCTCCCTCAAACTCAGCAAGGTATCCTACCTCCCTTCAGACTCAGTTCACTGCCCCTTCACCTTCAGGTCCCTCCTCTCGGCCACAGCCTCCCAATTTCACCTATGCCCAGCAGAGGGAAAGACCCCAAGTGCAGGTGAAGCCACGTCCCACAGAACAACCTGCTGCTGCGAAAGACACG CATAAACCCACAGGTTCCAGTACAGATCCACCTAGGGGAAATTCCTGTCTGACCATGAAGGAGGTAGAAGAGCTGGAGATGTTGACCCAGAAACTAATGAAAGACATGGAGCATCCACCCCCAACAGAGGCTGCTACTTCCG AGCTCTGTGGCTTCTGCCGGAAGCCCCTATCGCGAACCCAGCCAGCTGTGAGGGCCCTGGACTGCCTCTTCCACGTGGAATGCTTCACCTGTTTCAAATGTGAGAAGCAGCTGCAGGGGCAGCAGTTCTACAATGTGGATGAGAAGCCCTTCTGTGAGGACTGCTATGCT GGGACCTTGGAAAAGTGCAGTGTCTGCAAACAGACCATCACGGACCGGATGCTGAAGGCCACTGGTAACTCCTACCATCCCCAGTGCTTTACCTGCGTGATGTGCCATACTCCTCTTGAGGGGGCCTCTTTTATTGTGGACCAGGCCAACCAGCCTCACTGCGTGGATGACTACCACAG GAAGTATGCTCCACGCTGCTCAGTCTGTAGCGAACCGATCATGCCAGAGCCTGGAAAGGATGAAACAGTGCGTGTGGTGGCTTTGGAGAAAAATTTCCACATGAAATGTTACAAGTGTGAG GACTGTGGGAAGCCTCTATCCATTGAAGCAGATGAGAATGGGTGCTTCCCACTGGATGGGCACGTGCTGTGTATCAAATGTCACACTGTTCGTGCCAAAACGGCATGCTAA
- the ZYX gene encoding zyxin isoform X1 — translation MASPGAPGTRMTSSVSINISTPSFYNPQKKFAPVVAPKPKVNPFKAGGASESSLPPPPGAGTQRAQIGRVGEIPSASVLAEELPLPPPPPPGEESGFSSNCAFPPPPPPFEEPFPPAPEEVFTSPPPPPPPMFDEGPMSKVPAPQVRGKMSSIDLEIDSLSVMLDDMEKNDPFKSRISPGSPCSLEKPLAPKAHVEIPSAPRDTPHSFPSKFTPKPSGSSPFKPPGVDFTPLPTPWAAPQQCKEPQAPVPPSPAVPPAQPTPKFTPLPVAGSPKSGFKSGASVPMAPSNSARYPTSLQTQFTAPSPSGPSSRPQPPNFTYAQQRERPQVQVKPRPTEQPAAAKDTHKPTGSSTDPPRGNSCLTMKEVEELEMLTQKLMKDMEHPPPTEAATSELCGFCRKPLSRTQPAVRALDCLFHVECFTCFKCEKQLQGQQFYNVDEKPFCEDCYAGTLEKCSVCKQTITDRMLKATGNSYHPQCFTCVMCHTPLEGASFIVDQANQPHCVDDYHRKYAPRCSVCSEPIMPEPGKDETVRVVALEKNFHMKCYKCEDCGKPLSIEADENGCFPLDGHVLCIKCHTVRAKTAC, via the exons ATGGCCTCTCCTGGTGCCCCAGGGACCCGCATGACATCCTCAGTCAGTATCAACATTTCTACCCCTTCCTTCTACAACCCGCAGAAGAAGTTTGCTCCTGTGGTTGCCCCTAAACCCAAGGTGAACCCCTTCAAGGCTGGTGGTGCATCAGAGTCATCGCTGCCCCCGCCTCCTGGAGCTGGCACCCAGCGTGCTCAGATAGGGAGGGTGGGGGAGATTCCATCAGCGTCCGTGCTGGCAGAAG AGCTGCCGCTGCCACCTCCTCCCCCACCTGGAGAGGAGTCAGGTTTTTCCTCAAACTGTGCTTTTCCTCCACCCCCACCACCCTTTGAAGAGCCTTTTCCACCAGCCCCAGAAGAAGTTTttacttctcctcctcctcctcctccaccgaTGTTTGATGAAGGGCCTATGAGCAAGGTACCTGCCCCACAG GTACGTGGCAAGATGAGCAGCATTGATCTTGAGATTGACTCACTGTCCGTAATGTTGGATGACATGGAGAAGAATGACCCCTTCAAATCACGG ATATCTCCAGGATCCCCATGTTCTCTGGAGAAACCATTGGCCCCAAAAGCCCATGTGGAAATACCGTCTGCACCCAGAGATACTCCTCATTCCTTTCCTTCCAAGTTCACTCCAAAGCCAAGTGGAAGCTCACCTTTCAAGCCCCCTGGAGTGGATTTCACCCCCTTGCCAACCCCATGGGCAGCCCCACAGCAATGCAAGGAGCCCCAAGCACCAGTTCCTCCCTCCCCCGCTGTCCCTCCTGCTCAGCCTACCCCTAAATTCACCCCACTTCCTGTTGCTGGCTCTCCTAAGTCTGGGTTTAAATCAGGTGCCAGTGTTCCCATGGCTCCCTCAAACTCAGCAAGGTATCCTACCTCCCTTCAGACTCAGTTCACTGCCCCTTCACCTTCAGGTCCCTCCTCTCGGCCACAGCCTCCCAATTTCACCTATGCCCAGCAGAGGGAAAGACCCCAAGTGCAGGTGAAGCCACGTCCCACAGAACAACCTGCTGCTGCGAAAGACACG CATAAACCCACAGGTTCCAGTACAGATCCACCTAGGGGAAATTCCTGTCTGACCATGAAGGAGGTAGAAGAGCTGGAGATGTTGACCCAGAAACTAATGAAAGACATGGAGCATCCACCCCCAACAGAGGCTGCTACTTCCG AGCTCTGTGGCTTCTGCCGGAAGCCCCTATCGCGAACCCAGCCAGCTGTGAGGGCCCTGGACTGCCTCTTCCACGTGGAATGCTTCACCTGTTTCAAATGTGAGAAGCAGCTGCAGGGGCAGCAGTTCTACAATGTGGATGAGAAGCCCTTCTGTGAGGACTGCTATGCT GGGACCTTGGAAAAGTGCAGTGTCTGCAAACAGACCATCACGGACCGGATGCTGAAGGCCACTGGTAACTCCTACCATCCCCAGTGCTTTACCTGCGTGATGTGCCATACTCCTCTTGAGGGGGCCTCTTTTATTGTGGACCAGGCCAACCAGCCTCACTGCGTGGATGACTACCACAG GAAGTATGCTCCACGCTGCTCAGTCTGTAGCGAACCGATCATGCCAGAGCCTGGAAAGGATGAAACAGTGCGTGTGGTGGCTTTGGAGAAAAATTTCCACATGAAATGTTACAAGTGTGAG GACTGTGGGAAGCCTCTATCCATTGAAGCAGATGAGAATGGGTGCTTCCCACTGGATGGGCACGTGCTGTGTATCAAATGTCACACTGTTCGTGCCAAAACGGCATGCTAA